From the Raphanus sativus cultivar WK10039 unplaced genomic scaffold, ASM80110v3 Scaffold0415, whole genome shotgun sequence genome, the window CTCCACAACGTCAAATTCACTGGAGCCTGTTCTAGACTCTAATGAGAAGAAGTATACTAGTGACACTAGATTAGTACCTTGAGAATGTCATTGCAACCGTGTCTAAGAGATGTCTCGGTTCTGTAATCTGTCACGATTTTGACCAATCGATCCCTTAGTCtgaaagaagagaaaatgagGAGAACATTACTTTGGcacaaaattatcaaaaatcatGTGATATCTGTGCACACACGCACACATCGCTTTGAGTAGACCAAAAGGGGTGGCATCAAATAGAAGAGCGGCCATGTATAGTTAAGGAAGAATACGTGATTGAATAGAGTATCAGCAAGGCAGTGTAATTAAGACTCACCGAGGTATTTCCAAGCCATTTGGGACCATATTTACGATGTAAAGAGGGTCAAGGTTGCCAACCGTGTGCTCCAACAGTAAGCCTACCTGAGATAGGTGGAAAGGAACAGAAGAAAAGCAATATAAGGACACAAGTTTCCTAGAATGGAGGTTGTTTTGTGGGTGGTGATTTGATTCACAAACACAGTTTGTACCATCTCAGGCTTGTTCAGACATTGTTTTATCAGTTCTTCCCAGAGATCATCGTCGTGCTGCATGGACACAAATTCCACAGCCTGCAGAAAATCGATCAAGTTTAATTACCATAGTTCGTATTATTTATAAACAGTCAGTAAAACATCAATTAGAGAGTGAAAGAAGACGAGTTACTAAAAACAGAATATTCAGACAATTACCTCTTCTATATCCCCTAATTTATTTATGATGACAGCAAGAGCTTGTTTTGCATTTCCCATCCTTCCAAGTACAAAAACTTGCTCTTTTAGCAGATCTTTCTTGACACAAAGTTCATATGCCTGagattttgaagaaaattaaaTTCACATACACATAACCTTGAAATAGTTCATTTCAGTCAGCTCTCTAGCTTGTAATGTTGACTACCTTTTCTAACTTGTAATGTTGACTGCTACGTAGGAATGGAAGCAGCATCTTAGTATCGTATTCCGCATATAGTTCTACCTGCAGCACGTATGtatttaagaaaacatttaagcaaaaggagaaagagagagataacaTTCAATCTATATATTATTGAGTTAAACTACAAATACCTGCATATCATGATAATCCTTCCCACTATTTGGACCGACTTGAAATAACGCATGTAGATATAAGTACAAGTAATATCTCGAATCACATTTCTTGCCAGCTTTCAAAAGTTGTGGGACCACTTCAGATGGAGCAATCAAATCCCTGTTTTGGATAAATAAGGCAGTGGCACGCTTGCAATCAAGCAACATTAACTGGACAACCTACATAAGAAAATAAGGGAAACATTCACTAGTCTGTGCGACATAGTTATGGGAGTTCTATCGACAGCCCAGCAGTGAATCTTAGAAATCCGATTATGAATGATGTAATTCATGAACCACTACGGCGCCAAGCTAACAATAAGGGCGGTTAATAAATTTAGATCGTCAAGGAAAGCCCTATGTAATGCTTTCAGAAGTCTCAAactgtcaagaaaaaaaattacttgtATACCTTTCCACGAATCGCCTCATGCAAATTGTATTTCTCAATGAAGTCGAACACTTCTGGTTTGAGAAGCTGTATTAAAATAAGGGAAGGAGCATTTTAGAGGACAGTCGACAGAAGAATCAGGGTAAAAAAGTTTAACAAATGCGTCACTGTATTAGTACACACGTACATCAGCATATAGGGCGAAGGCTTTCTCGTGCTGTCCATCAATTACATACAGCTCTGCCAGCGCCTGATAAATGAAATGATAAGACAACTTTGACTCTGTAAATGTCAATAAATCTCAGCTTAACAACAATGCTGACCTCTTTGAGGGCATCAGTCATTGAAGATGTGTTCAACTGAGGCTCTATTGCTGAGATAACAGGCAAAGCAGAGTATACTGCACGCGGCCAAGATTTAACAGTGGACAAAAGCTCCTTATGGTATGAGGGGTTTGTTGCCAGTGCCACTAGAGCAACCTgaaatataaacacaaaataattccTATGACTAaactgtttcaaaaaaaaagttttcgcTTACAAGTTAAAAGTTTTGAtctaaaattttccaaatttcTATCCTATTTTCTTCCATTAGTTCTTTACTGTATCACATGCATAGAAGGATAATGAGACGAAAGAAGTGAGAAGTTGATATTTACAAACCTCATAGACAGTATCCTTGAGCCTTGGGTTATCGGTAGGCATGAATGGAACAAGCACAGGCAGCTGGCGTAGTTGAGCAAAATGGAAAACCCACCTGACAAGAGAAACACAATATCAGATACGTAAACAATAACCAAAAACAAGCGCTTAGCAAACATGAGATACTAATTTGTTCAAACCTCTCCCAGGCTGAAGCAGATCCTCGTAACAATTTTGGGCACAACGATGCTGCTTCGGCATATTTTCTTTCCACAATCAAATGATCAAGATACCCAGCACCCACCTAATAAAAATGTTAGGTTAACTCAAATATCATTACACCAAAAATTACAACGATAGAAGAAAATAGGTTGGTCAAGGAATACAAGATGGCCCGTAAGATTAAAATATCGTTTATGTTAAAGAGTTAAAAATCAATAACGCAAGAAAGAAAAGTGGAGAACTTGACAGTAAATTATGAACGGCTCTTAGCTATGCATTTCATCCAATTTTAGTAGAGAAAAGTGTAGAACAAAATAATGAACCATAGGGCAAAGACAAATAAAAGATAGTCACTAATTATTTTTGAACAACTACCTTATCAATTAGTTCGTTTCGTCCTTCACCAGCCTCAACAGCTGCTAGTGCTTTCTCGTGGAATCCATGTTGCAAAAGCCAGTTAATATGATCTTCGGCATCCCTAACAAGCAACAACCCAGAATACGTAAGAGACCCTTAACGTTGATTTAAAAAGAACTAGAATAACGTGAACAAAACAAACAGCGACCACAAAGATCTACCTGGGTTTTGCAATCACAACATCCTTTGGAGACACGATATAGTACAGTGGTTCATCACCAGCAGCCCACTGCCCCCCAGCATAGCTACTACCTACACTCGCTTCAAATTTCCAAGTAAGTACTGGAAGGCAGGCTTTCATTCCCCCCCCAGGAAACAAATTATTTTCCTAACAAAAAATCTAACCTGGGAAAGGAGCATGAGCAAGGGAATAGTCTTTCGCCTTGTAATGCTCAAAGCCATGTACCGGAAGCGCATCCATTGTAAGTTCATCACTGTTCCATGATACAATACGTACTTCAGGCCTCTGGGCATTTCCCTGGATCATTTAGAATCAGACTCAGCAACTCTAGTCCAAAAggagaaacaaaatatattccTATTCCTCATATGTAACACCAAGTCAACCACGAGGAGAAAGAGTACCTGACGAGATAAAGTAGTGGTGCTGCTAATTTCTTTCACGCCATCTTCTTCAGTGGGTATATATGCAAGAATAACTAGAGAATCACCAAAGGGAGCAATCCCCGAAATGAAATAGCTAGTCTGGAACGATGCCACAATGTCCACTTGGTTTAGACTAGACATCTGAACCTGCCTATACGTTCCATATGCTGGTTTTTGCTGGTCTGATTTAATTGAAGCAATTTTGACGGATGTTCCCCAACCAATCACAAGAAGAGTGTCAtcctataaataattaaaagcaTATCCCTTTTACATACAAACACGTTAAAGTAAACGTAAAAGAAGTAAACAGATATAAAGAGTTACCCCAGACCAACCTGCCAAACCAAGTGTGGAATCAAAGCCTCAGGCCGGGGACTTCCTCGTGGTCTTTCGATAAAAGTAACACGCTGATCTTTGGCTGTATCATAAACTTTAACGCCAGTATCATTAGCCCAGGCGATGAGACTTCCTCTCCATTTCACAGAATGGATTGGACCTTCCCCAGAATGCAGCACCTACAAGGTTAGCCTCTTATCAAATTCACGATGCATAGACTTGTATTCCAAAAACTTCACTCTACACACAATTCTCACAAACCTGATCTTTATAACCGAACCACTTCTTTGAGTTCATATACAAGTGACCAGCCAGTCCACCAGCCACAAATCTCTTCGACTGCTTCTTGGTGTAATCCGGATCCAAGGAAATCGCCTTCATGGGGCGATGATACTCGAATCTCAACTTCTCATCATCAGTGAAAAGGCTGTTTATCACAACAGAGCCATCGTCTGAACAGCTTCCGATATACTCTCCCTCAGTGTCAAAGCTCAGGTCATTAACCGGAGCAGTGTGGGCACGAAACTCTTTAACCTGAACCAATCGAGTTAGCACATAGCTAAATGTTTACTAAACCAATCGAAACTAACGAAATGCAAACCATTAACCGAAACATTTAAACCTAAAATTGAGAGAGAgacgaaaaaaaataaaaactcgcCTGATTGCCGAGGAAATCGAGGATGTGGACCGTTCCGTCGTGAGTACCGAGAGCGATCATCCTTGCGGCGACGGCGATGCAGGAAGCAGCGTCGTTGGAGAGCAACGAAGGTACGTTTCCACCCATCCGCTGGTACTTGAGACGTGGCTCCTCCtctccctcttcttcttcttcttctccgttctcttcttcttcttcttcttcatcttcctcctcctctctctcgtCATCTCCGTCGACGCCGTTTTCAGACGGAAGCGAAGCCATTACCACCAAGTCGCAATCTTATTCCTCCTCCACCGATCAGAATCTGTAAAACAGATCTTCAAAATTATCGTGCAGGTTTTTTGGTATCGgttaacaaatttaatttaattgctGGCCCGATGACAGAGTgagagaaaatataaaaaagttggaaaaaataattaatgatttgGAAGGCGACAAAGAAAAAAGGTGCCATGTGTGGGATCGGAGTGTtttccctctttttttttccctccTTTTCTGTTTAGATAGAGACGTGGTGTAATGTATGTAACCCATTCGGTGATAGCCTCAAGCCCAAGATCTGTCCTCTTCTTTAAGCCTAACATTGGCCAAACTTACTAGTAAAACCAAATGTACATTAGGAATCCAATAAACGAGggattatttttctttgacaTAAAACCCAATTTAAACATTAGCCTTTTGTATCTTATAACTACATTTGTCCATCTGGACAagactataatatttttctcaaaaaagacAGGCCTATAATAATATGTGATCGATAAAAGACTGTGTATACGCAAAAGGTGATTGTGTTTTTTTCCACTGAAAAACCAGTCCATTAAGGCATTAACTGGATGGTAAAAGACACTGTGTACTGGGCTATTTTAGATGAAGTATGGCCCACTCTATTTGCTTCTCGAGCGACATATATGAAAAAGCCCCTTGGATGTTTTGAGCCCATCAATTGGCTAGTGTGATCGATGGAACTAGTAATACTTTGTACTAAGCATCTGCCTAACTTTTTTACTTGGGAAAATTTCAAACACAAGTGGAGGATGACATGGCAGTGTTTGATTGGGCCATACAATAGGTTGCGAAACGAGAGTCGGAAAGTAGACACAtcaattatatgaaaatatcatatttttaagtcGTGAAATGGGTATCCTATGCCAAGCATTTGTACGTATCTAGACATACTAGATTGACGTGACACATGAGACTTATTTTGGATAAGCTTCTCCGTTAACTTTCagtatttatcaaaaaaattaaattgacaATCAAGCTGCACAAAAAAAGTATTGATATATCCGAATATTCATTCGATATTTAATACCGGACATTTCGTATAATACGAActctttattttccttttcctctctctctctctctctctctctctctctctctctctctgccaATCACTTTGTATATTCCAAGTTCACTTTAATATTCTTTCCTTCTGGAAGGCAAATCACACGAAATTATCATATCCCGTGTGACCATGTCCAAAGTTCTCGAGCCCCTAGAAGAAGAGAAAGTAGAACATAAAGCAAgaaaccaagaagaagaagaagaatcgaagAAAGAAGAGTTGGTGGGATCGCTGTGTACACCAACATCAAGTGATCATAAGATTCCGGAGGTGGATACTTGTCCTCCGGCGCCAAGAAAGCGACCACGTGAGATTCCTCcgacaaagaagagaagattgTCCAAAAATCCTCGGTTCTTTGAAGCCACCGACGTCGGGAGCCACGAGGTAGAGACTCTCTTTGTTCATAACTCAAACCCTGTCCGTAAGAAACGGAAGAGTAATAGCGCCTGAATCTCTACTGTATTTTTTCTTCCCCACAAACTTGATTGTGTAATCCTTTCGTCGATCCTTTCTATACCTTGATTTTTAACTCGTTTCGTGTTTTATTACTTACTTTTTTTATGGGATTTGAACTCTGTTTATGTACAGAGagtttttgttaatatatatcgATCTTGTCTAACTCTCTTACAATTTGATTCTCATGTCTCAAAGTATGATGTTGATATTTGTTTGTAAGAGTTAgcaataaaaataacttaagtTAATAGTACGTggagttttatttttcttctccaATGATGTTTTCTACACATTTTTTATGTCTGTATTCATATCGATCTACAAATTGGACATGTTTgtgctaacaaaaaaaaattggacatGTTTGTATTctgtattataatttttattagttgattCAAGGCTCTTGatctaatcaaatataaaatgatatatCCTTACTACGTGTGGGGAAGAAATAGCTAATCTTATATGTAGATGATGGATGATTCGGACATCGAATAAGGCATCACGAGTACATTCACTGTTTACTTTATATCGAATACTAAGTTCATCAGTGTTGTTTCAAACTTCCATGTGGCCTctaactaaaagaaaataaattctgATGTTTgacacaaaacataaaataaaaataaaaaaaaatttgtaagaGTGATTCACTCTAACCTGTAAGTTTTCAAAATACCTTTTCTTTGTATAACCACCACGTAGTTGGCAGCAGAGCACCAACATTACAATCTTGAACGACACGTTTCACCACATGTCAATCCAAGAATTACCGTTACCCAAAACCCAATGAGCCTTCTCTTTATTTAACCGCTGAACATTATTACGGTTTTACTAACAAAGACGAATATGGCGCCGAGAAAATCAAAGAAAGTGGTTTCGGTgactaagaagaagaaagtagtAGAGGAAACAATCAAAGTTACTGTCACGGACGGAGTTCCAAATGTTACCACCGAGACCGACACACAAGAGACACAAAATCTAGAGACACAAGAGCTAGACACACAGGAGCTAGAGACACAGGATCTGCCGTTGTCCATTCCCATAGAAGAAGAAAACGTCACCAGGGTTGAGATTCCGGTCGATGTTGGAGATGACCGGTCCCCACCACCACCTGAAACCGTCGCTCCCCCAAGTGAAGGCACCGTGAAGGAGACCCATAAGGTTGAGATTCCGGTGGAAGATAGAGATGATCGGTCCCCTCAGCCACCTGAAACACCCGCTCCAGCAAGTGAAGGCCCCGTGAAGGAGACCCATGAGGCTGAGGAGAAGCAGGGGAATAAGAAGAAGACGttaaagaagaggaagaagaatagGTCTGACGTACCCGGAGATGAGTACAAGAGATATGTGTATAAGGTGATGAAGCAAGTGCATCCGGATTTAGGAATATCGTCCAAGGGTATGACGGTGATTAACATGTTCATGGGAGATATGTTCGAGAGAATAGCGGCGGAGGCGGCGAAGTTAAATGATTATACAAAGCGGAGGACGTTGTCTTCCAGGGAGATCGAAGCAGCGGTGAGGCTGGTTTTACCTGGAGAACTTAGCCGACATGCCGTGGCTGAAGGCTCCAAGGCTGTTAGTAACTTTGTTGCTTATGGTGTCAAGAAGCGTTAGTTTAGTGTCTTTCTTTGTTATTTCTTTCTCTCCAACTTGACGGTTAGGTTAGGGTAAGGTTTAACTTAATAGGGTTTCTAGAGTTGTCAGGTCTCTATGTGTGTCTGTGATAATGTCGTTTCTGTTCTAGATTTGTATCTTTCTGTTCtgtaaaatatgtttgtttgcTTTCACATCTTAAGAAATAGTTACAAAATCAAACTAAGTGAATTATGATTTACTTCTTTTTAAAATGTAGTCTTCTAAAAATGTGGTGGTGTTAAGTGTAGATTACAAGAAGCAAAGAATtagaacaaacaaacaaaggtATGAATCTTCCGGCTTACAAGATTTCTTGATTTATTCACAAGCAATGCCAAATAATTAAAGAATTACGTTAATAGTCTTGAGACTAATCCTTACACAAAGGCAAAGAATCTAGCTATCCGTGTTATAGTCCCCTTATATGTAACGTAACAAACCATAGCAACACAATCAGATTAGTCATTACCATCTACCTTTTTCTAACAGTTAGCTATAAGTTATATACATTTCCATCACAAGCATCTCTAACAATGGTTCCTCCAAAACCACCGCCTCCACGAACGCAACCCCAACCGCTGCCGGGTAGACGTTTGAACCCCGTCCTATGCATCATTGTGGCCCTTGTCCTCTTAGGACTCCTTGTGGGTCTCGCAATATTGATCACATACCTCACCATCAGGCCAAAGCGACTAGTCTATACCGTAGAAGCCGCCTCGGTCCAAGATTTTGCTATAGCCAAGGATGATCACATTAGCGCCAAATTTAACTATGTGATACAACCCGGAGAGACACGTCTCTGTGAGATACCACTCTATGCGCATCTCCACGGCTCACCATAACCAGTCCGTAGCTCACAAGGAGATCTCTGCCTTCAAGCAGCGTCCTAAGAAGGAGACGAGGATTGAGACGCAGCTTGTCTCGCACAACGTGGCACTGTCTAAGTTCAATGCGAAGGACTTGAGGGTTGAAACGACGAAAGGGATGATCGAAATGGAAGTGTATATAACGGCTAGAGTGAGCTACAAGACGTGGATATTTCGGTCGAGGAGACGTACGTTGAAGGCTGTGTGCACGCCGGTGATGATCAACGTTACGGAGAACTCGTTGGATGGGTTCCAGAAAGTTTTATGCCAAACTCGTCTTTAGTTAAATTACTTAACAACTTGAATTGTTTCTATTTGTGTGCTTATTATTGTGTACTTTGTTCCATTTGTTGATTCTGTGTATGTGCGTGCTTCTTTTATTGATTTTCTGATTCTTGTGTGCATTTTACACTTGCACAGTATGTGTTTTCATTATcattcttttaaatattttacactGTAATCAATTTGTTGAAATAtggaatttttatttgtatcgACAATTTTGATTAACAATACATTTTAGACATGTACAAGATTTAAGATCTTTCTGTAAGAAAACATCTTTTTTACtgataaataaaagataaaattaagTAGACTAAAATGAGGATAAAAATAATACGTACTTGGCTTTGATTACTAACCACTATATGCATAGAAaagctaaaaaaaaattcattagaGGAattgaaaaaatagaaataaaaaatttcctcATTTTGTTTCTCGTCATAattgaagaggaaaaaaaattctttacaAATTCATTCCTTATAAGGAATTGTCAAGTGTTTTAAATTCAAGTTTCTAAATGACAAATGAAACAATTAATCAATTAATGAAAATTCTTAAATTTCTTACAATCCAGAAACAACACAGGGCCaacaatatatatgtatgaattGTATTTATAATAGTACAGCTAGTTCTTAATTACAACTGAACAGCCATTCTAGCCTAGATCGATGCGAAAATTAAATTGTACTAGGATATTTCCCGCGCTACGCCGCGGTtgaattttgttaaaatcattttatacttatatttttaaatattataaaattaataaatattgttgaaatattatatcttacagatttgagaaaaatgatctatatatatatatatcattaaacctgaatattttataacaaatatttcTACATTTTGAGAAGTTACAATTCTAGAAAATGttactaaacatataaaatttattttgttagcaatgaaataataaactataataaaaaatgatgaatatgtatatatattagaagCCATGCATATCTAGTAAGACAATGCACTCCTAACTTTGGTTTTacttttacattttatgtagttttaaaaatagtaattctTCGTTGTGTTTGTTAACAATGTGATTgttttcataaaagaaaataattaaatattatattctaaggagtaaattttttggtttaatttatattaaaacataaaaaatgatatcccataaaataattttgaggCCTAATAGAAAAATTCAAAtcggatatttttttctctaaattatGTGTTCTTTTCTGTgtgattttgaataaatatcatttcTTAATGTGACGTATATATCTTAAGATCAAATCATAACGTTTCTTtgtaaacatttaaatttagtatataaTAAGAGTATATACATCTTATTGAAATACTTATTGTTAGTTTATATAGACAATATTTGTTGGAGTTAGATAACTCCTGATTTCTGTTTATAATTGTCGTTCACAACgaaaaaatacttaattaaatgattaagaaagattttgaaatcaaaatcTAGGTAATTATCCGAGCGATGCTgcagtttttttaattttttaaaaaattaatataattttaaaaatattttgaaaataaataagtacATCAATATCAATTATAAGTTTTCTTATTCTTATATTTACAATCTAACATATATTGTAATTTCTACATTTGTGTATTCGCTTGTTACTAAATACTAAAATGTTAGAGAATAAATTGGTGAAATTTGATGTGATTTAATAGCATGACAAATATTATTGTATAGTAGTTATTATTTTTGACATTACTTTTTGTTAGATTTTGGTATCTTTCTAAAAATGTAGTGTttatgaaaacttttttttttaataaagggCATTCTTTACGAAAACTTTTTCTAGAAGAGTTTTTTTATAGCTAAAATCAttctctaattttattataacagagagaagagaggcTCAATAGTGTTGACATGTCTGATCTAATAcacaattctattttttttgttagtttcaaAGAATTCAAATGtgcattattttttcttaacaataGAATggccttttcaaaaaaaaaaaaccttaacaaAGTGAAAGAAAATTCATATCTTTTTGATTTGGAGATTGTTCAAGATCCctttatattcttaattgttGATCTTGTTTCTTTTCATCACTTTAAATGTGCAGTCTATTTTTTAGATGACCCGAGGATAATATTtaaccatcatcatatctcatTTTATAACTTTCGTATAAAACAATACACGCATCTCTGATCAAACCATAAGCATCCGTCACTACTCAGCCCAAGCTTAAAAAAACAacccatgattttttttatccttTGTCTACTTTACAGGTTTTGGTGCAGACGTTTAGAACCAACTGGAACTATATATGAGAGTTAAATTCTGGTTTCTCAATAACTTCCGTGACACCAATCACTATGTCATGAATCTCATTTCTCAACTTTTTGAGTTGTAGctattggtatatatatattgtgctACTGTTTTATTGCAGGGATCTATAGTCAAAACTTTTGTTCTCGTTGATGATCACTGAACTCCACCTGACCTCTCGACTTGGTTGTTTGAAGCTTGTAAAAGATCTTATCCAGTAATGGtcatttcttcttctccagcttCACATGTGATtcaagcaaaagaaaaaaacagtacAATCATCATGGTTTGATTGGTTTATGGGAGTTTTCATATAAGTGAAGGAGGACCGAGTTTTCTAATGGCAGGTTCTACTTTCATCCTCACAAGTGTCCCAAACCTTGTGCATTTTGTTCCAAACTGCTATCTTCGCTTCCTCTCTTTGCAAGCTGCAAACTTTCGACAAAGAAAAACATTGAAGGATTAAAGGCTGTTCTGAGATATCCCAAGAAAAAAGGGAGCAGAACATCCAAATTTGAAGCTGTTTG encodes:
- the LOC108808747 gene encoding vacuolar protein sorting-associated protein 41 homolog — its product is MASLPSENGVDGDDEREEEEDEEEEEEENGEEEEEEGEEEPRLKYQRMGGNVPSLLSNDAASCIAVAARMIALGTHDGTVHILDFLGNQVKEFRAHTAPVNDLSFDTEGEYIGSCSDDGSVVINSLFTDDEKLRFEYHRPMKAISLDPDYTKKQSKRFVAGGLAGHLYMNSKKWFGYKDQVLHSGEGPIHSVKWRGSLIAWANDTGVKVYDTAKDQRVTFIERPRGSPRPEALIPHLVWQDDTLLVIGWGTSVKIASIKSDQQKPAYGTYRQVQMSSLNQVDIVASFQTSYFISGIAPFGDSLVILAYIPTEEDGVKEISSTTTLSRQGNAQRPEVRIVSWNSDELTMDALPVHGFEHYKAKDYSLAHAPFPGSSYAGGQWAAGDEPLYYIVSPKDVVIAKPRDAEDHINWLLQHGFHEKALAAVEAGEGRNELIDKVGAGYLDHLIVERKYAEAASLCPKLLRGSASAWERWVFHFAQLRQLPVLVPFMPTDNPRLKDTVYEVALVALATNPSYHKELLSTVKSWPRAVYSALPVISAIEPQLNTSSMTDALKEALAELYVIDGQHEKAFALYADLLKPEVFDFIEKYNLHEAIRGKVVQLMLLDCKRATALFIQNRDLIAPSEVVPQLLKAGKKCDSRYYLYLYLHALFQVGPNSGKDYHDMQVELYAEYDTKMLLPFLRSSQHYKLEKAYELCVKKDLLKEQVFVLGRMGNAKQALAVIINKLGDIEEAVEFVSMQHDDDLWEELIKQCLNKPEMVGLLLEHTVGNLDPLYIVNMVPNGLEIPRLRDRLVKIVTDYRTETSLRHGCNDILKTDIVNLLIKCFNEARRGVCLSNEEDDSRGKREDTNRSISQRMVVDKSLSIKMTEVKSKTRGDTRCCMCFDPVSIRGDTVVVFFCCHAYHMTCLMDAAFSDSNNKTAKGSPGYGYGYDNGVEEEDTEDEEEDDSNDGDRSGRSRLRCILCTTAAAASAR
- the LOC108855254 gene encoding histone H2B.2, which produces MAPRKSKKVVSVTKKKKVVEETIKVTVTDGVPNVTTETDTQETQNLETQELDTQELETQDLPLSIPIEEENVTRVEIPVDVGDDRSPPPPETVAPPSEGTVKETHKVEIPVEDRDDRSPQPPETPAPASEGPVKETHEAEEKQGNKKKTLKKRKKNRSDVPGDEYKRYVYKVMKQVHPDLGISSKGMTVINMFMGDMFERIAAEAAKLNDYTKRRTLSSREIEAAVRLVLPGELSRHAVAEGSKAVSNFVAYGVKKR
- the LOC108842060 gene encoding cyclin-dependent protein kinase inhibitor SMR2, producing MSKVLEPLEEEKVEHKARNQEEEEESKKEELVGSLCTPTSSDHKIPEVDTCPPAPRKRPREIPPTKKRRLSKNPRFFEATDVGSHEVETLFVHNSNPVRKKRKSNSA